The following proteins come from a genomic window of Polaribacter dokdonensis:
- a CDS encoding MATE family efflux transporter, with protein MNLAQYTSEFKYNWKLAAPVMLGMLGHTFVAFIDNIMVGQLGTAELAAVSLGNSFMFIAMSIGIGFSTAITPLIAEADSSNNLQQARSTFKNGLFLCTVLGILLFLMVFFAKPLMYLMQQPEEVVALAIPYLDLVAFSLIPLIVFQAIKQFSDGMSMTKYPMYATLIANIVNVVLNYLFIFGKFGFPELGIVGAAYGTLASRIIMVIYLWLLLSYKKRSKRIMSNLKFFVLDILMIKKIINLGSLSAMQMFFEVAIFTAAIWLSGLLGKNPQAANQIALNLSSMTFMVAMGLSVASMIRVGNQKGLQNFKELRRIAFSIFLLGMIFATIFAILFFIFHKVMPTIYVDLGDELNYADNMEVISIASKLLIAAAFFQISDSIQVVVLGALRGLQDVKIPTILTFISYWCVGFPVSYYLGSEEMYGSFGIWLGLLAGLTTASILLFIRFNRLTLRLIATKVELAN; from the coding sequence GTGAATTTAGCTCAATATACATCAGAATTTAAATATAATTGGAAGCTTGCAGCACCTGTAATGTTAGGAATGCTGGGTCATACATTTGTAGCTTTTATAGATAATATTATGGTTGGGCAGTTAGGAACTGCAGAATTGGCTGCTGTGTCTTTAGGAAATAGCTTTATGTTTATTGCTATGTCTATTGGTATAGGTTTTTCTACAGCAATAACTCCTTTAATTGCAGAAGCTGATTCATCTAACAACTTACAGCAAGCTAGATCTACTTTTAAAAATGGATTATTCTTATGTACTGTTTTAGGAATATTACTTTTTTTAATGGTGTTTTTTGCCAAACCACTAATGTATTTAATGCAACAACCAGAAGAAGTAGTTGCACTAGCAATACCTTATTTAGATTTGGTTGCATTCTCTTTAATTCCATTGATTGTTTTCCAAGCAATAAAACAGTTTAGTGATGGAATGTCTATGACTAAATACCCAATGTACGCTACTTTAATTGCAAATATTGTAAATGTAGTTTTAAACTATTTATTCATTTTTGGGAAGTTTGGCTTTCCAGAATTAGGTATTGTTGGTGCAGCTTATGGAACATTAGCCTCAAGAATTATTATGGTTATTTATTTGTGGCTCTTATTAAGCTATAAGAAAAGATCAAAACGAATTATGAGTAATCTAAAATTCTTTGTTTTAGATATTCTAATGATTAAGAAAATAATAAATTTGGGTTCTTTAAGTGCAATGCAAATGTTTTTTGAAGTAGCCATATTTACTGCAGCTATTTGGCTTAGTGGTCTTTTAGGTAAAAATCCACAAGCAGCAAACCAAATTGCATTGAATTTATCATCTATGACATTTATGGTAGCTATGGGTTTAAGTGTTGCGTCTATGATAAGAGTAGGTAATCAAAAAGGATTGCAAAATTTTAAAGAGTTAAGAAGAATAGCATTCTCAATCTTTTTACTAGGGATGATTTTTGCAACCATCTTTGCAATTCTATTTTTTATCTTTCATAAAGTTATGCCAACCATTTATGTAGATTTGGGTGATGAGCTTAACTATGCAGACAATATGGAAGTTATTTCTATAGCATCTAAGCTTTTAATTGCAGCAGCATTTTTTCAAATTTCAGACAGTATACAAGTAGTTGTTTTAGGCGCTTTACGTGGTTTACAAGATGTAAAAATACCAACAATACTAACTTTTATTTCTTATTGGTGTGTTGGTTTTCCTGTTTCTTACTATTTAGGATCTGAAGAAATGTATGGTAGTTTTGGTATTTGGTTAGGTT